One Maribacter dokdonensis DSW-8 genomic region harbors:
- the hisA gene encoding 1-(5-phosphoribosyl)-5-[(5-phosphoribosylamino)methylideneamino]imidazole-4-carboxamide isomerase, giving the protein MRIIPAIDIIDGKCVRLSKGDYDTKKIYNENPLEVAKEFEAHGIKHLHLVDLDGAKSKHIVNHKVLEQIATKTGLQIDFGGGLKTDEDLRIAFESGAKQITGGSIAVKDAETFMGWIEKHGSDKIILGADAMDETVAVSGWLEESKEELIPFIQSYQEKGIQYVICTDISKDGMLEGPSFNLYSKIISSTESGIKLIASGGISTFDELPKLAQMGCEGTIIGKAIYENRISLKQLESYILSNG; this is encoded by the coding sequence GATACCAAGAAGATATACAATGAAAACCCGTTAGAAGTTGCCAAAGAGTTTGAAGCACACGGAATAAAACACTTGCATTTAGTGGATTTAGATGGTGCAAAATCTAAGCATATTGTTAACCATAAAGTACTGGAGCAAATTGCAACCAAGACCGGACTACAGATTGATTTTGGTGGCGGATTAAAAACGGATGAAGATTTACGTATTGCTTTTGAAAGTGGTGCCAAGCAAATTACTGGTGGTAGTATTGCGGTCAAGGATGCTGAAACATTTATGGGTTGGATAGAAAAGCATGGTTCTGATAAAATAATATTGGGAGCCGATGCTATGGATGAAACAGTAGCTGTTTCGGGCTGGTTAGAAGAATCTAAAGAAGAGTTGATTCCTTTTATTCAATCGTACCAAGAAAAGGGAATTCAATACGTAATTTGTACGGATATTAGTAAAGATGGTATGTTAGAAGGTCCGTCCTTTAATTTATACTCAAAAATTATTAGTTCAACGGAATCTGGAATAAAACTGATTGCAAGCGGCGGAATATCTACTTTTGATGAGTTGCCTAAATTAGCCCAAATGGGTTGTGAAGGGACAATTATTGGAAAGGCTATTTACGAGAACAGAATTAGTTTAAAACAGTTGGAATCTTATATTTTAAGCAATGGATAA
- a CDS encoding DinB family protein translates to MDKEFQIIEELKQNALYRIDESTRMIKKSLADISEEEVWQKPNASLNSIANLILHLCGNISQYAISSLGENKDTRNRDAEFAATGGYTKEELLNKLDDVLDSAKRIIFDASTAQLVQKRSVQGFSFSGIGIILHVVEHYSYHTGQIAFWVKQLKNKDLGFYDGVDLNIKNK, encoded by the coding sequence ATGGATAAGGAATTTCAAATTATTGAAGAGCTAAAGCAAAATGCCTTGTATCGTATAGATGAAAGTACACGTATGATCAAGAAAAGCCTTGCTGATATTTCTGAAGAAGAAGTATGGCAAAAACCAAACGCTTCCTTAAATAGCATTGCAAATTTAATTCTTCATTTGTGTGGTAATATATCGCAATACGCCATATCGTCTTTAGGAGAAAATAAAGACACAAGAAATCGTGATGCAGAGTTTGCTGCTACCGGTGGTTACACCAAAGAAGAATTGCTAAATAAGTTGGATGATGTGCTAGACTCGGCAAAAAGAATCATTTTTGATGCTTCAACAGCTCAATTAGTTCAAAAACGTTCGGTACAGGGGTTTTCCTTTTCTGGAATAGGTATTATTCTCCACGTAGTAGAACACTACTCATATCATACTGGGCAAATAGCCTTTTGGGTAAAACAGCTGAAGAATAAGGACCTTGGCTTTTATGACGGTGTAGATTTGAATATAAAAAATAAGTAA